tgtttattttatcatttgaCTGATATTTTTCGGAGTGCCTTCACCCCAAAAATTTGAACGCCCGTTGCTTAAGCAACTTTTCCTGGTTGGCTAGCGTaaatactcacacacacaaactcacgCAGAGCTGCTTTACACTCATACTCACTGACACACATGGGGGAGCTTCCTTCCAAAacacagcaaaaataaaatgaagtaaaagctcgctctctttctgcCACTCGCTGCTGCGCTCTTGCTTTGCTTGCACTGGGCAGATCAACGAACTGCGTTCGCTTTTTGGCGATGACGTCGCACTTCTTAATTtcatgttttgttgttattactttGAGTGTGCAACAGGAATAGCCGAGAACAGCAATAGCAGTAGCAGCGCCACCCGCTTCACTCATACACTCATTCAAATGGGTgataacacacatacacacacaagtcGCATATGGAATGTAtacaaataccaaaataccatCTCATACCCACACGTGAGCCGGTAAACAAAACGGCAGCCAGAGCAGACTGTGAGCATTCGGATTCGCACTCATGTTCGCTCAGCGTGCGAAGAGAGCGTGCGAGTGAGTGAACGCCAGAAAGAGAACATCGCCTGTGTGATGATGAGCTTGTGTTGTGCcgtctttgttgttgtactcGTGTGTATATTTGCCGTGTTTTCGGgctttttttaatacaataatacaattGCATCAAAATGTATGTTTAGTATTTCGGCAACTTTGTGACAGTGCTGAGTGTGCGCAACGTTTTCtgtgatttgattttgatttgccgATTTCTTTTTAAACGTGATTAATTCTCATTGTGAAAACTAACCATAATTTTGTGATAAATAACATGTATGTAAATGGTTGTAAATAACACATTCATATGTGAATACAAGTCAAAATTAATGCGGTACAATcctcaacaacaataacaataacaacaacaatgaaatcgAATGGCAAAAAGCCATTGACACGCTCAGAACACGCGCCCTCAAGTTGATTGACCTtgagattgttgttgttatgggGCGGGggaaatgtgaaatttgtgCCTGCACTACGTCTTTCAAGTATTCAATCAAACCATAGTATTGATAATATTGTAACACCTATATACATGCCAGCTTACatgcagttgtgtgtgtgtgtgtgcgtgttgagCTTTCATTCAAATGCCTTTTCGTCTAGTTTTCAATAAGCTTATGCGTTGTGTGCGTCGAGCTCTAGTATtacgtgtgtgtttgtgtgcgtgagtgCGCTGCCTGTATGTCAATGACTCAAAGCTCAAACGCGCGCGAAAATTTTTCTTAGCgatgtaaaaatataaaaactcaCACAGTAGAAATAAGATGAAATGCGGTTTATTGCACTTCATGTgtaaacacactcacacactctcactcCCTCACTCATTCACCCATACAAAGTGTGAAACGAATCGCCGAAGcttttctctcgctctctcagaCATTCGGGAGTCGGGAGTCATTTTCGACTAGCGCAAAAGCTTTTTTTTGCAAACCAAAGTGcgaagatgatgatgacaatGTCGTTGATCACAATAATTGCTATGACTGGAGTTGCGTTCTGTTAAACGCGGCTTGCTATTTCTtatgtgagtgcgtgtgtgtttgcttcCGCATCACAAACAATTTCGTTTTAGCCTTGCACTAAAacttacatatacataaatgtgtGAGCGTGTGCAAAGGCATTTTTAATGTGTGCGTTGTGTAGAGACGCCATTTTGATCCAGTTGTGGGATGAACAAGTGGAAAGTGGAATGAGAGAGAACCTATGGAATTTATGCACAAATAAAGTTTTATGCAGCGATAACGATATCTTAAAGCTCAGACAGAACGTTGTAATTGACTGACTATATGATTCCctataatttactttatttctCGTATAACgtctttgtttatttatttatcggTCAACTTCGAGACTTATAGACTGAATTCGTATTTACTTGCAGTATCGTGATATTTGTGACAAAGGCCAAAGCCGTGATATATCCTCAACatcaaccaacaacaactccaCGACAacgaccaacaacaataataacaacaataacaataacaacaacaataataacaacaataacaacacaagcaacaaACCACAAGCAACCTCAACACGCTGCTCTCGCTGCGCCACAGACAACTGTTCGATACACCCTGTGCAACAGGGTGAAGTATCTTCAACAGAGCCACCGCTGCCCGAACCTTCGCTACTCAACGGTCAAGTGCCGGAGATTTCCGCCTATTTCGAGGCACTCGAGCACTACATTAGCTCGGTTGGTTGGGTCCTGCTTCAAGTGAACGCGAACGGCATCATTGAATCCTGTACGCAGAACATACGCGAACTGATTGGCTATGAGAAGCAGGAGCTGTACCACCAGCCCCTCTACATGTACCTGTATTCGGGGGATCACGCCAAACTGGAGCCGATCATAAACAACATGTACAGCACTAGTGGAGGAGGCGGTGGAGGATCAGGAGCAGGACCTggtggaggaggagcaggTGGTTCAGGGGGCGCTGGAGCTGGAGGAAGCAGTTGGGGCGATCTCGATGAGCTGAACAATGGCAACGCCTCACAGCAATCGGCAGGCTCCAATTCCAGCTCGAGTGGCGGCAACggtggtggaggaggaggcagTGGTAGTGGGGCAGGCAAATCGAAGCGCAGCATATCGACCAAGGTGCGCATGCTAGTCAAGGATACGCGGCCAGCGACACAGACCTCCTCCAATTGCGATGGCATGGATACAAAACCGTTGCGTCCGTCAGGACAGCAGGATAAATACGAAGAAGTTGTCTTGATCGCGGCGCCAGTGAAAGGTAAGTAAAACATCCCAGGTTGGGGTTAGGGAAGCAGATTATATTGCTCGCTTCTTATGGCTTCAGTCTAATCGATAAAAGGCTTTCTCTAATCAGTAATTTACTTTCCCTACAGATGATGCCGATGCGAGCAGCTCGGTGCTCTGTCTGATCACGCGACCCGAAGACGAGTCGCCGCTGGAGATCAACATGCAGCAGcatgtgcagcagcagcccatCGAGCAAATGACATTCAAGCTGGACATGCACGGCAAAATACTCAGCCTGGACTCGACTGCACTGCGTGAGCCGTTCAAGCAACATCTGCAGACGTGGATCGGTCGCTTGTGGCAGGATCTGTGTCATCCACACGATCTATCCATGCTCAAGTCCCATCTCCGCGACATTCAAGAGTCGGCCTCGGTCCATTCGCCTGGCAGTTCGGGCGGCGGTCCCGTGCACAATGCACCCATATCGAATGTTATATCACGTCCATTTCGTTTGCGTCTCGGCGCTCCCGATGTCTATGTGCATGTGAAGGCCAATTCGAGACTGTTCCTCAACCAAAACCCCGGCGAGAGCGATTTCATCATGTCCGTGCAGACGCTGCTTAACTCGGAGAACGAcatgaacagcaacaacaccggATCCGGTTCAGGAACGGGCTCAGGTGGTTTGGGTTTAAGCCAAATATGCGCAATGTCGCCGGGTGCCTCGTTGGCCAGTTCACTGGTTAGCACACTCTCCATGGAGGCGCTGGGACACAGTTCCACATCCGCAGCTAGTGCCAGCTTACTGCCAACCCATTTGCTTGGCGGCCTAGTCGGTGGCggacaacacaacaacagcagcaacaataatggcggaagcggcagcagcaacagcacgcAAACGACCAATGTCGGTGGTCCGCTGATGAGTTCGGCGATCATCAATGGCAGCGGCATGCAACAGCGCCTGGGCAACGCCAGTGGCTCGGCCTCGGCATCAAATTCCTCGGCTGCCACATTGGTTAATGCCTTCACCGCATCGCCGGCTCATGTGGAGCACTCGTTCTATGGCAGCGATGCCTTCGAGTTTGATATTGCACATTCCTCGTTCGACATGGATCCCAGCGGCGGTGGCGTCGGCGCCTGGACCGATTCGCGTCCCAATTCGCGGGCATCCGTTGCCACACCGGTCAGCACGCCGCGTCCGCCGTCGGGACACGGTTTTAGTCCGGCTGTTTGCGCTTCGCCAGCGACGCCGTATCAGCTGTCCTCACAGTCGGCGGCCAGTTTGCCCTCGCCACAGTCAAATGCCAGCGCCGGCGCTGGCGGTAACTATGGTTTCAACTTTCAATCCTACGACCCGGCGGACAGCAAACCCGACAAGGagcaactacagcagcagcaacaggtgGGAAAcaatgccaacagcaacaacaacaatgctttGATGGGTGGCAGTCTGCCAAATGGcgtcggagtcggagttggtGGCGGCATGGGCGGACTGCTGATgggtcagcaacagcagacgcCACCGCAACAGGAATCGTCGGAGAGACTACGCCATCTGCTCACTAAGACGCAGAGCCTAGCAAGCGGACAAGGCGGCAGCGGTTTGGGCGAGGAGGAAAAGGTAAGAGATCGTTCCCTTACACAGGGACTAAAGCGTGTTAAGAGCTCTTTCCGATACTATCAAGTAGAGTTGATCTATTGTCCGTCTGTTCGTTTGGGTAGCTTCCTCTCTGTCTCCCTGTCTGGTAGTGCACTAAAGTAATGCGGttctttttttgctcttttgtATTGTAGTACTTCAAGCAGGAATGCAACGAGGatgaaaaactgaaaatgggACCAGTCGGTAGCGGCGGAGCTGGGGCTCCAGCAAGCAGCAGCTTCAAAATGGGCGGCCAACCGGGTCCGATGGGAATGTTTGGGCAACTCGGACGCGGGGGCGCAACAAATGCCAATGCGCTATTGCAGAAGGCGGGCAACTCACAGAATCCCATGCTGCTCAAGGTGAATAATTTTGCTTAGCCTAGGAAGTGCATTTATCGCTGATACTCATTTGATTCCATTTCACATTTACAGCTGCTTAACGAGAAGAGTGAGGACGACGATGGCAGCGGTGGAGCCGGCACTGGAGGAGGACCGGGCGGTGTCGTTACGAATGCACGACAGAGTGAGCTAATGCGTCAACTGCAGAAGGACGATGGCGGCAATCATGGTCCTGGACATGGCATGATGGGCGGTGGAAGCGGTGGCGGTGGCCCTGGTGGAGGAGGGGGCAACATGAGCAACGAGGATCTCAAGCGCATGCTGAAAATACAAAGTGACCCAGCGATGAGTCGCAAGCGTTCACTCAACGAGCCCGATGATGATATTTCCGCCAAGCGTTCCGAGGATAAGCCCAGCAAACTGTGCTCACAGAACAAAATGTTGGCGAAACTGTTGCAGAATCCACCCAAGTTGCCCAAGGCACCAAACCCCGAGCAACTGTTGAAGGTGAAAACATTGCCGGACATTACCAGCTCAACGGTGAACAGTGTGAGCAGCTCGCTGGCAGCGCCAGGTAATCTGATTAGTGCCGGCAGCACAGGACCCaaagcggcggcagcagcagcttcgaATAGAGCACgcaaactgcagcagcaacagcagcagcaacaacaacaacagcagcaacaacaattgcaacagcaacagcaatcgactgcagctcagcagcagcagcagctgcaaaacgATGTCTACCtcagtcagcagcagctggcataccagcaacagcaacaacaacaacagcagcagcagcagcaacaacagcagcaccaacaacaacagcagcagcagcaacatcaactggCGACCACAGGAACTACCTCAATTACCATAGCGGCCTCGACctcagcagctgcagcggcagcagctgccgaCTCGGAGTTGTCCAAGTTGCTGGACAGCGTGATGGAATATTATACGGATGATACGCCCATTGTGAATGCTGCACCCTCAGAGGCTTCGGCAATCAGCGATATACAGAAATCGCTGATGGATGTTGAATCTGCCAGCTTTGGGCATGTGATGAACTCGCATTTGCTCATgtcccagcagcagcagcaacaacaacagcagcaacagcagcagcagttgctggtgcaacaacaagtgcaacagcatcagcagcaacaacagcagcagcagcaacaacaacggcagcaacactTGCAGCCACCAGCCTATCCCAGCATGCTCAAtctgcatcagcatcaacaacagcaacagcagaatcAGCAGCTACCACAGCATTTAATGCGCCAACTGGAGGCGACGCGTAATCAGGGCTTTCAACGTCCACCGCCCATGTATCCGGTGCGTGGACGCGGTCCTATGAATGCGGTGGCCACGGCCAGCGGTGGC
This DNA window, taken from Drosophila nasuta strain 15112-1781.00 chromosome 2L, ASM2355853v1, whole genome shotgun sequence, encodes the following:
- the LOC132786284 gene encoding neurogenic protein mastermind isoform X2, with product MSIAAAENAGLSPGDLPDHWASGTATTNGAATASSSKHSSSSNSSSNNNINNSGNSGCNLPRSSPAAATAAVTIPAAGGSVVSGQGAGAGGGAQLHHGLTPNTPQQRTAATPTPAAVAAAAAAAAAANNLLTLQQQQQQQLLYQQQQQQHQQHQQHQQQQLGSHHSHQSKAAAAAAATAHIAAALQRSAAIMNAVASPIPANAATSARKIRRKTDTKVNLPQSQINKCNNEKRRREMENNYIEQLSEFLQLNKRGDMTSTKPDKAAILNQVVRTYRDICDKGQSRDISSTSTNNNSTTTTNNNNNNNNNNNNNNNNNNNTSNKPQATSTRCSRCATDNCSIHPVQQGEVSSTEPPLPEPSLLNGQVPEISAYFEALEHYISSVGWVLLQVNANGIIESCTQNIRELIGYEKQELYHQPLYMYLYSGDHAKLEPIINNMYSTSGGGGGGSGAGPGGGGAGGSGGAGAGGSSWGDLDELNNGNASQQSAGSNSSSSGGNGGGGGGSGSGAGKSKRSISTKVRMLVKDTRPATQTSSNCDGMDTKPLRPSGQQDKYEEVVLIAAPVKDDADASSSVLCLITRPEDESPLEINMQQHVQQQPIEQMTFKLDMHGKILSLDSTALREPFKQHLQTWIGRLWQDLCHPHDLSMLKSHLRDIQESASVHSPGSSGGGPVHNAPISNVISRPFRLRLGAPDVYVHVKANSRLFLNQNPGESDFIMSVQTLLNSENDMNSNNTGSGSGTGSGGLGLSQICAMSPGASLASSLVSTLSMEALGHSSTSAASASLLPTHLLGGLVGGGQHNNSSNNNGGSGSSNSTQTTNVGGPLMSSAIINGSGMQQRLGNASGSASASNSSAATLVNAFTASPAHVEHSFYGSDAFEFDIAHSSFDMDPSGGGVGAWTDSRPNSRASVATPVSTPRPPSGHGFSPAVCASPATPYQLSSQSAASLPSPQSNASAGAGGNYGFNFQSYDPADSKPDKEQLQQQQQVGNNANSNNNNALMGGSLPNGVGVGVGGGMGGLLMGQQQQTPPQQESSERLRHLLTKTQSLASGQGGSGLGEEEKYFKQECNEDEKLKMGPVGSGGAGAPASSSFKMGGQPGPMGMFGQLGRGGATNANALLQKAGNSQNPMLLKLLNEKSEDDDGSGGAGTGGGPGGVVTNARQSELMRQLQKDDGGNHGPGHGMMGGGSGGGGPGGGGGNMSNEDLKRMLKIQSDPAMSRKRSLNEPDDDISAKRSEDKPSKLCSQNKMLAKLLQNPPKLPKAPNPEQLLKVKTLPDITSSTVNSVSSSLAAPGNLISAGSTGPKAAAAAASNRARKLQQQQQQQQQQQQQQQLQQQQQSTAAQQQQQLQNDVYLSQQQLAYQQQQQQQQQQQQQQQQHQQQQQQQQHQLATTGTTSITIAASTSAAAAAAAADSELSKLLDSVMEYYTDDTPIVNAAPSEASAISDIQKSLMDVESASFGHVMNSHLLMSQQQQQQQQQQQQQQLLVQQQVQQHQQQQQQQQQQQRQQHLQPPAYPSMLNLHQHQQQQQQNQQLPQHLMRQLEATRNQGFQRPPPMYPVRGRGPMNAVATASGGVVLPNQQMRNMRQQQQQQQLAAQQKERLLQQQQKQQLLVPENATGINAGINNIGSLLNTTVAPNVSLSRTNLPADAQLSPNFAQTLMQQQLSPGRSAPYSPQPSQGYAPQFGQTAQRLSPQQQQQNPQQQQQQLAYLQQQQAGDGGRSNTPFASGSGLQSPGMQNSPQQWPSAGVGGGNGGPGGPGVAVGGPGGPLPSGNAGRSLQQHNNPLLIAQLQNNARQQYQQNQRRGLNSPGAVGPVGNNAAALQRQNSFHAQGGATTPDGSSGPGGGPFGGSGPQSPYGGAPTNAFQQQQLQQLQRLQRQGSVPQATQHLPGSTRFGLSPGNNNNNNGNSSGNNNHNSHNENSAAANQQQQHQQQQQHQQQQQQQQQQLMNGMSMSPHPAMMGVGGMGSGGGNGIIGLGGGGGGGVGGGGGYAALAAYGQAAAAANDFYGRVQTAGNNVGVGGAGGNANSEFVKQELRAVVSVRAQQAAAAATGGGVSGGNVAQRGQTPQSPLQQGPMIGGGNSTNAMGNATPGGSVNAGNLHLPPDEIMGFSFETPDFYTSSASR
- the LOC132786284 gene encoding uncharacterized protein LOC132786284 isoform X4 codes for the protein MSIAAAENAGLSPGDLPDHWASGTATTNGAATASSSKHSSSSNSSSNNNINNSGNSGCNLPRSSPAAATAAVTIPAAGGSVVSGQGAGAGGGAQLHHGLTPNTPQQRTAATPTPAAVAAAAAAAAAANNLLTLQQQQQQQLLYQQQQQQHQQHQQHQQQQLGSHHSHQSKAAAAAAATAHIAAALQRSAAIMNAVASPIPANAATSARKIRRKTDTKVNLPQSQINKCNNEKRRREMENNYIEQLSEFLQLNKRGDMTSTKPDKAAILNQVVRTYRDICDKGQSRDISSTSTNNNSTTTTNNNNNNNNNNNNNNNNNNNTSNKPQATSTRCSRCATDNCSIHPVQQGEVSSTEPPLPEPSLLNGQVPEISAYFEALEHYISSVGWVLLQVNANGIIESCTQNIRELIGYEKQELYHQPLYMYLYSGDHAKLEPIINNMYSTSGGGGGGSGAGPGGGGAGGSGGAGAGGSSWGDLDELNNGNASQQSAGSNSSSSGGNGGGGGGSGSGAGKSKRSISTKVRMLVKDTRPATQTSSNCDGMDTKPLRPSGQQDKYEEVVLIAAPVKDDADASSSVLCLITRPEDESPLEINMQQHVQQQPIEQMTFKLDMHGKILSLDSTALREPFKQHLQTWIGRLWQDLCHPHDLSMLKSHLRDIQESASVHSPGSSGGGPVHNAPISNVISRPFRLRLGAPDVYVHVKANSRLFLNQNPGESDFIMSVQTLLNSENDMNSNNTGSGSGTGSGGLGLSQICAMSPGASLASSLVSTLSMEALGHSSTSAASASLLPTHLLGGLVGGGQHNNSSNNNGGSGSSNSTQTTNVGGPLMSSAIINGSGMQQRLGNASGSASASNSSAATLVNAFTASPAHVEHSFYGSDAFEFDIAHSSFDMDPSGGGVGAWTDSRPNSRASVATPVSTPRPPSGHGFSPAVCASPATPYQLSSQSAASLPSPQSNASAGAGGNYGFNFQSYDPADSKPDKEQLQQQQQVGNNANSNNNNALMGGSLPNGVGVGVGGGMGGLLMGQQQQTPPQQESSERLRHLLTKTQSLASGQGGSGLGEEEKYFKQECNEDEKLKMGPVGSGGAGAPASSSFKMGGQPGPMGMFGQLGRGGATNANALLQKAGNSQNPMLLKLLNEKSEDDDGSGGAGTGGGPGGVVTNARQSELMRQLQKDDGGNHGPGHGMMGGGSGGGGPGGGGGNMSNEDLKRMLKIQSDPAMSRKRSLNEPDDDISAKRSEDKPSKLCSQNKMLAKLLQNPPKLPKAPNPEQLLKVKTLPDITSSTVNSVSSSLAAPGNLISAGSTGPKAAAAAASNRARKLQQQQQQQQQQQQQQQLQQQQQSTAAQQQQQLQNDVYLSQQQLAYQQQQQQQQQQQQQQQQHQQQQQQQQHQLATTGTTSITIAASTSAAAAAAAADSELSKLLDSVMEYYTDDTPIVNAAPSEASAISDIQKSLMDVESASFGHVMNSHLLMSQQQQQQQQQQQQQQLLVQQQVQQHQQQQQQQQQQQRQQHLQPPAYPSMLNLHQHQQQQQQNQQLPQHLMRQLEATRNQGFQRPPPMYPVRGRGPMNAVATASGGVVLPNQQMRNMRQQQQQQQLAAQQKERLLQQQQKQQLLVPENATGINAGINNIGSLLNTTVAPNVSLSRTNLPADAQLSPNFAQTLMQQQLSPGRSAPYSPQPSQGYAPQFGQTAQRLSPQQQQQNPQQQQQQLAYLQQQQAGDGGRSNTPFASGSGLQSPGMQNSPQQWPSAGVGGGNGGPGGPGVAVGGPGGPLPSGNAGRSLQQHNNPLLIAQLQQNNARQQYQQNQRRGLNSPGAVGPVGNNAAALQRQNSFHAQGGATTPDGSSGPGGGPFGGSGPQSPYGGAPTNAFQQQQLQQLQRLQRQGSVPQATQHLPAGNNVGVGGAGGNANSEFVKQELRAVVSVRAQQAAAAATGGGVSGGNVAQRGQTPQSPLQQGPMIGGGNSTNAMGNATPGGSVNAGNLHLPPDEIMGFSFETPDFYTSSASR
- the LOC132786284 gene encoding neurogenic protein mastermind isoform X1 — protein: MSIAAAENAGLSPGDLPDHWASGTATTNGAATASSSKHSSSSNSSSNNNINNSGNSGCNLPRSSPAAATAAVTIPAAGGSVVSGQGAGAGGGAQLHHGLTPNTPQQRTAATPTPAAVAAAAAAAAAANNLLTLQQQQQQQLLYQQQQQQHQQHQQHQQQQLGSHHSHQSKAAAAAAATAHIAAALQRSAAIMNAVASPIPANAATSARKIRRKTDTKVNLPQSQINKCNNEKRRREMENNYIEQLSEFLQLNKRGDMTSTKPDKAAILNQVVRTYRDICDKGQSRDISSTSTNNNSTTTTNNNNNNNNNNNNNNNNNNNTSNKPQATSTRCSRCATDNCSIHPVQQGEVSSTEPPLPEPSLLNGQVPEISAYFEALEHYISSVGWVLLQVNANGIIESCTQNIRELIGYEKQELYHQPLYMYLYSGDHAKLEPIINNMYSTSGGGGGGSGAGPGGGGAGGSGGAGAGGSSWGDLDELNNGNASQQSAGSNSSSSGGNGGGGGGSGSGAGKSKRSISTKVRMLVKDTRPATQTSSNCDGMDTKPLRPSGQQDKYEEVVLIAAPVKDDADASSSVLCLITRPEDESPLEINMQQHVQQQPIEQMTFKLDMHGKILSLDSTALREPFKQHLQTWIGRLWQDLCHPHDLSMLKSHLRDIQESASVHSPGSSGGGPVHNAPISNVISRPFRLRLGAPDVYVHVKANSRLFLNQNPGESDFIMSVQTLLNSENDMNSNNTGSGSGTGSGGLGLSQICAMSPGASLASSLVSTLSMEALGHSSTSAASASLLPTHLLGGLVGGGQHNNSSNNNGGSGSSNSTQTTNVGGPLMSSAIINGSGMQQRLGNASGSASASNSSAATLVNAFTASPAHVEHSFYGSDAFEFDIAHSSFDMDPSGGGVGAWTDSRPNSRASVATPVSTPRPPSGHGFSPAVCASPATPYQLSSQSAASLPSPQSNASAGAGGNYGFNFQSYDPADSKPDKEQLQQQQQVGNNANSNNNNALMGGSLPNGVGVGVGGGMGGLLMGQQQQTPPQQESSERLRHLLTKTQSLASGQGGSGLGEEEKYFKQECNEDEKLKMGPVGSGGAGAPASSSFKMGGQPGPMGMFGQLGRGGATNANALLQKAGNSQNPMLLKLLNEKSEDDDGSGGAGTGGGPGGVVTNARQSELMRQLQKDDGGNHGPGHGMMGGGSGGGGPGGGGGNMSNEDLKRMLKIQSDPAMSRKRSLNEPDDDISAKRSEDKPSKLCSQNKMLAKLLQNPPKLPKAPNPEQLLKVKTLPDITSSTVNSVSSSLAAPGNLISAGSTGPKAAAAAASNRARKLQQQQQQQQQQQQQQQLQQQQQSTAAQQQQQLQNDVYLSQQQLAYQQQQQQQQQQQQQQQQHQQQQQQQQHQLATTGTTSITIAASTSAAAAAAAADSELSKLLDSVMEYYTDDTPIVNAAPSEASAISDIQKSLMDVESASFGHVMNSHLLMSQQQQQQQQQQQQQQLLVQQQVQQHQQQQQQQQQQQRQQHLQPPAYPSMLNLHQHQQQQQQNQQLPQHLMRQLEATRNQGFQRPPPMYPVRGRGPMNAVATASGGVVLPNQQMRNMRQQQQQQQLAAQQKERLLQQQQKQQLLVPENATGINAGINNIGSLLNTTVAPNVSLSRTNLPADAQLSPNFAQTLMQQQLSPGRSAPYSPQPSQGYAPQFGQTAQRLSPQQQQQNPQQQQQQLAYLQQQQAGDGGRSNTPFASGSGLQSPGMQNSPQQWPSAGVGGGNGGPGGPGVAVGGPGGPLPSGNAGRSLQQHNNPLLIAQLQQNNARQQYQQNQRRGLNSPGAVGPVGNNAAALQRQNSFHAQGGATTPDGSSGPGGGPFGGSGPQSPYGGAPTNAFQQQQLQQLQRLQRQGSVPQATQHLPGSTRFGLSPGNNNNNNGNSSGNNNHNSHNENSAAANQQQQHQQQQQHQQQQQQQQQQLMNGMSMSPHPAMMGVGGMGSGGGNGIIGLGGGGGGGVGGGGGYAALAAYGQAAAAANDFYGRVQTAGNNVGVGGAGGNANSEFVKQELRAVVSVRAQQAAAAATGGGVSGGNVAQRGQTPQSPLQQGPMIGGGNSTNAMGNATPGGSVNAGNLHLPPDEIMGFSFETPDFYTSSASR
- the LOC132786284 gene encoding homeotic protein female sterile isoform X3, producing MSIAAAENAGLSPGDLPDHWASGTATTNGAATASSSKHSSSSNSSSNNNINNSGNSGCNLPRSSPAAATAAVTIPAAGGSVVSGQGAGAGGGAQLHHGLTPNTPQQRTAATPTPAAVAAAAAAAAAANNLLTLQQQQQQQLLYQQQQQQHQQHQQHQQQQLGSHHSHQSKAAAAAAATAHIAAALQRSAAIMNAVASPIPANAATSARKIRRKTDTKVNLPQSQINKCNNEKRRREMENNYIEQLSEFLQLNKRGDMTSTKPDKAAILNQVVRTYRDICDKGQSRDISSTSTNNNSTTTTNNNNNNNNNNNNNNNNNNNTSNKPQATSTRCSRCATDNCSIHPVQQGEVSSTEPPLPEPSLLNGQVPEISAYFEALEHYISSVGWVLLQVNANGIIESCTQNIRELIGYEKQELYHQPLYMYLYSGDHAKLEPIINNMYSTSGGGGGGSGAGPGGGGAGGSGGAGAGGSSWGDLDELNNGNASQQSAGSNSSSSGGNGGGGGGSGSGAGKSKRSISTKVRMLVKDTRPATQTSSNCDGMDTKPLRPSGQQDKYEEVVLIAAPVKDDADASSSVLCLITRPEDESPLEINMQQHVQQQPIEQMTFKLDMHGKILSLDSTALREPFKQHLQTWIGRLWQDLCHPHDLSMLKSHLRDIQESASVHSPGSSGGGPVHNAPISNVISRPFRLRLGAPDVYVHVKANSRLFLNQNPGESDFIMSVQTLLNSENDMNSNNTGSGSGTGSGGLGLSQICAMSPGASLASSLVSTLSMEALGHSSTSAASASLLPTHLLGGLVGGGQHNNSSNNNGGSGSSNSTQTTNVGGPLMSSAIINGSGMQQRLGNASGSASASNSSAATLVNAFTASPAHVEHSFYGSDAFEFDIAHSSFDMDPSGGGVGAWTDSRPNSRASVATPVSTPRPPSGHGFSPAVCASPATPYQLSSQSAASLPSPQSNASAGAGGNYGFNFQSYDPADSKPDKEQLQQQQQVGNNANSNNNNALMGGSLPNGVGVGVGGGMGGLLMGQQQQTPPQQESSERLRHLLTKTQSLASGQGGSGLGEEEKLLNEKSEDDDGSGGAGTGGGPGGVVTNARQSELMRQLQKDDGGNHGPGHGMMGGGSGGGGPGGGGGNMSNEDLKRMLKIQSDPAMSRKRSLNEPDDDISAKRSEDKPSKLCSQNKMLAKLLQNPPKLPKAPNPEQLLKVKTLPDITSSTVNSVSSSLAAPGNLISAGSTGPKAAAAAASNRARKLQQQQQQQQQQQQQQQLQQQQQSTAAQQQQQLQNDVYLSQQQLAYQQQQQQQQQQQQQQQQHQQQQQQQQHQLATTGTTSITIAASTSAAAAAAAADSELSKLLDSVMEYYTDDTPIVNAAPSEASAISDIQKSLMDVESASFGHVMNSHLLMSQQQQQQQQQQQQQQLLVQQQVQQHQQQQQQQQQQQRQQHLQPPAYPSMLNLHQHQQQQQQNQQLPQHLMRQLEATRNQGFQRPPPMYPVRGRGPMNAVATASGGVVLPNQQMRNMRQQQQQQQLAAQQKERLLQQQQKQQLLVPENATGINAGINNIGSLLNTTVAPNVSLSRTNLPADAQLSPNFAQTLMQQQLSPGRSAPYSPQPSQGYAPQFGQTAQRLSPQQQQQNPQQQQQQLAYLQQQQAGDGGRSNTPFASGSGLQSPGMQNSPQQWPSAGVGGGNGGPGGPGVAVGGPGGPLPSGNAGRSLQQHNNPLLIAQLQQNNARQQYQQNQRRGLNSPGAVGPVGNNAAALQRQNSFHAQGGATTPDGSSGPGGGPFGGSGPQSPYGGAPTNAFQQQQLQQLQRLQRQGSVPQATQHLPGSTRFGLSPGNNNNNNGNSSGNNNHNSHNENSAAANQQQQHQQQQQHQQQQQQQQQQLMNGMSMSPHPAMMGVGGMGSGGGNGIIGLGGGGGGGVGGGGGYAALAAYGQAAAAANDFYGRVQTAGNNVGVGGAGGNANSEFVKQELRAVVSVRAQQAAAAATGGGVSGGNVAQRGQTPQSPLQQGPMIGGGNSTNAMGNATPGGSVNAGNLHLPPDEIMGFSFETPDFYTSSASR